The Trypanosoma brucei brucei TREU927 chromosome 9, whole genome shotgun sequence genome includes a window with the following:
- a CDS encoding fatty acyl CoA synthetase 1 (identical to GB:AAF19437.1: fatty acyl CoA synthetase 1 {Trypanosoma brucei;}): MGMYVTKLLSLWSHWFEVDDEVIIARQKFGPLAHICGPAEGENCSPVYRSIGVTDEEQARITREWYYGEHFLKQLEQTCTSRRDTLAVAYRTINKVEKEWREDHNGKRREWQVTHLNDPVYMTYGELWENSVAFGKGLREYGAKEGDRVAIYEDTRWEWLASAIGVWTQLMVTVTVYANLCREGLMHALKETECAAIICNGQNIKDLITLLKEVNLTNTTLVYLDSLPDGLNDEGMRLIPWKQVLETGMKSNLGYTIPGNCDTTALIMYTSGTVAAPKGVMHTFGSLTASKNGLADRFLECIGPKEEGETYVSYLPLAHILEFIADVVMLSRGTLVCFGSPRTLTDDTARPRGDLKEFKPVFIVGVPRIFETIRKVVESRLPPVGSFKRTLFDTAYADRLRALKEGKDTPFWNEKVFKVPRDMFGGRLRGVVCGGAPLADRTQEFMRVVFGLPLGQGYGLTETCCNGSIQRLGELYPSVGQLLKGVEGRLLDTDEYKHTDKPFPRGELCLRGSFMFKGYYKQEAMSKEVLIPGGWFRTGDVVEIGEDNALRVIGRVKALVKNLLGEYIQLEYLEVIYSQHPLSAPNGVCILVNQRRAYICALVITDEERAKKFAQENGIGGTWPEILKDPTFHQRAAKSLSNFGASIGRKPFELLRQVRVIADEWTAKNGMLTVSMKIRRNKVEERYGDVIEQLFKYE; the protein is encoded by the coding sequence AGCAGGCGCGCATTACGAGGGAATGGTATTACGGCGAGCACTTTCTGAAACAGTTGGAGCAAACATGCACGAGCAGAAGAGATACTCTGGCAGTTGCTTACCGCACAATTAACAAGGTTGAAAAGGAGTGGCGCGAGGACCATAATGGGAAGAGGCGCGAATGGCAGGTTACACATCTCAACGATCCGGTCTACATGACATATGGTGAATTATGGGAGAACTCTGTGGCCTTTGGAAAGGGTTTAAGGGAGTATGGAGCAAAGGAAGGGGACCGTGTTGCCATTTACGAGGATACGCGATGGGAGTGGCTTGCCTCTGCTATTGGGGTTTGGACGCAGTTGATGGTTACTGTAACAGTTTACGCTAACCTCTGCCGGGAGGGGCTGATGCACGCGCTCAAGGAGACGGAGTGTGCCGCTATTATTTGCAACGGCCAAAACATAAAGGATCTCATTACCTTACTGAAGGAGGTCAATCTCACCAACACCACGTTGGTCTATCTCGACTCTCTACCAGATGGGTTAAATGATGAAGGCATGCGCTTAATACCATGGAAACAGGTGCTGGAGACGGGAATGAAGAGTAACCTGGGCTATACCATTCCTGGAAATTGTGACACAACGGCTTTGATCATGTACACAAGTGGCACAGTGGCGGCACCCAAGGGTGTCATGCACACCTTTGGTTCTCTCACCGCCAGTAAAAATGGGCTGGCGGACCGCTTCCTTGAGTGTATTGGACCCAAGGAGGAGGGTGAGACATATGTATCTTACCTCCCCCTTGCTCACATTTTGGAGTTTATTGCTGATGTGGTGATGCTTAGCCGCGGTACCTTGGTGTGTTTTGGTTCGCCACGAACACTCACGGATGATACGGCGCGACCACGAGGTGACTTGAAGGAGTTTAAGCCAGTGTTTATCGTTGGAGTCCCACGGATCTTTGAGACAATACGGAAGGTTGTGGAAAGTCGGCTACCACCTGTGGGTAGTTTTAAGAGGACCCTCTTTGATACTGCCTATGCTGACCGACTCCGTGCTCtcaaggaggggaaagataCGCCTTTCTGGAATGAAAAGGTTTTTAAGGTCCCACGCGACATGTTCGGTGGCAGGCTGCGTGGAGTGGTATGTGGTGGCGCACCTCTCGCTGACAGGACACAAGAGTTCATGCGGGTTGTCTTCGGCCTTCCGCTGGGACAAGGCTACGGATTGACAGAAACGTGCTGCAACGGAAGCATACAACGTTTGGGTGAGTTATATCCATCAGTTGGTCAACTCCTGAAAGGGGTTGAAGGGAGGCTATTGGATACAGATGAGTACAAGCACACTGATAAGCCATTCCCGCGAGGGGAGCTCTGCCTTCGTGGGTCGTTTATGTTCAAGGGCTACTACAAGCAGGAGGCCATGAGCAAAGAAGTGTTGATTCCAGGGGGTTGGTTCCGCACGGGGGACGTTGTGGAAATTGGTGAAGATAATGCCCTGCGAGTCATTGGCCGTGTTAAGGCACTGGTGAAGAACCTACTCGGAGAATACATTCAGCTGGAGTACCTGGAAGTGATTTACTCACAGCATCCATTGTCTGCCCCTAATGGCGTCTGCATTCTTGTAAATCAGCGGCGGGCATACATATGTGCCCTTGTAATCACCGACGAGGAAAGGGCTAAGAAGTTTGCCCAAGAAAATGGAATTGGTGGAACGTGGCCCGAGATACTTAAGGACCCGACTTTCCACCAACGTGCCGCCAAGTCGTTGTCGAATTTCGGCGCTTCAATTGGTAGAAAACCCTTTGAACTGCTCCGTCAGGTACGTGTGATCGCCGATGAGTGGACGGCAAAGAATGGGATGCTCACTGTCTCGATGAAAATCCGTCGCAACAAGGTGGAAGAAAGGTACGGCGATGTCATTGAACAACTTTTCAAGTATGAGTAA